A section of the Streptomyces sp. Je 1-369 genome encodes:
- a CDS encoding cold-shock protein translates to MATGTVKWFNSEKGFGFIEQEGGGADVFAHYSNIAAQGFRELQEGQKVTFDVTQGQKGPQAENIVPA, encoded by the coding sequence ATGGCTACTGGCACCGTGAAGTGGTTCAACTCGGAAAAGGGCTTCGGCTTCATCGAGCAGGAGGGTGGCGGCGCTGACGTCTTCGCCCACTACTCGAACATTGCCGCCCAGGGCTTCCGTGAGCTGCAGGAGGGCCAGAAGGTGACCTTCGACGTCACGCAGGGCCAGAAGGGCCCGCAGGCCGAGAACATCGTTCCCGCCTGA
- a CDS encoding DEAD/DEAH box helicase → MNRSVRTNGRYAQGYKGSGRPSRRPSAPQGEFTLPATVTPALPPVEDFAALGLPDGLLTTLTGLGVTTPFPIQAATLPNTLAGRDVLGRGRTGSGKTLAFGLAALARTAGQRAEPRRPLALILVPTRELAQQVTDALTPYARSVRLRMATVVGGMSIGRQAGALRTGAEVVVATPGRLKDLIERRDCRLDQVAVTVLDEADQMTDMGFLPQVTELLDQVRPDGQRMLFSATLDRNVDLLVRRYLSDPVVHSVDPSAGAVTTMEHHVLHVHGADKTAATTEIAARDGRVILFLDTKHAVDRLTTHLLNSGVRAAALHGGKSQPQRTRTLAQFKSGQVTALVATNVAARGIHVDDLDLVVNVDPPADHKDYLHRGGRTARAGGSGSVVTLVTSAQRRGMSRLMAAAGIRPHTAEVRSGEAELARITGAQTPSGTPVTIPAPAKASSSDRGGPRGRRPRDGRARRAYAARTRTDTAA, encoded by the coding sequence ATGAACCGCTCAGTTCGCACAAACGGCCGATACGCCCAGGGGTACAAGGGTTCCGGCCGCCCCAGCCGCCGTCCCAGCGCCCCCCAGGGGGAGTTCACGCTGCCGGCCACCGTCACCCCGGCCCTGCCGCCCGTCGAGGACTTCGCCGCGCTCGGCCTGCCGGACGGCCTGCTCACGACCCTCACCGGGCTCGGCGTCACCACGCCGTTCCCGATCCAGGCGGCCACGCTGCCGAACACCCTCGCGGGCCGCGACGTCCTCGGCCGCGGGCGCACCGGATCCGGCAAGACGCTCGCCTTCGGCCTCGCGGCGCTCGCCCGCACCGCGGGACAGCGGGCCGAACCGCGCCGCCCGCTCGCCCTGATCCTCGTCCCCACCCGCGAGCTCGCCCAGCAGGTGACCGACGCCCTCACCCCGTACGCCAGGTCGGTGCGGCTCCGTATGGCCACCGTCGTCGGCGGCATGTCCATCGGACGGCAGGCCGGAGCGCTGCGCACCGGCGCCGAGGTCGTCGTCGCGACGCCCGGACGGCTCAAGGACCTCATCGAGCGGCGCGACTGCCGCCTGGACCAGGTCGCCGTCACCGTCCTCGACGAGGCCGACCAGATGACCGACATGGGCTTCCTGCCCCAGGTCACCGAGCTCCTCGACCAGGTCCGGCCCGACGGACAGCGCATGTTGTTCTCCGCCACCCTGGACCGCAACGTCGACCTCCTGGTCCGCCGCTACCTCAGCGACCCTGTCGTCCACTCCGTCGACCCGTCGGCGGGCGCGGTCACCACGATGGAGCACCACGTGCTGCACGTGCACGGCGCCGACAAGACCGCCGCGACGACGGAGATCGCCGCCCGCGACGGCCGGGTCATCCTCTTCCTCGACACCAAGCACGCGGTCGACCGGCTCACCACGCACCTGCTGAACAGCGGGGTACGGGCGGCGGCCCTGCACGGCGGCAAGTCCCAGCCCCAACGCACCCGCACCCTCGCCCAGTTCAAGTCCGGCCAGGTCACCGCGCTCGTCGCGACGAACGTCGCGGCCCGCGGCATCCACGTCGACGACCTCGACCTCGTCGTCAACGTCGACCCGCCCGCCGACCACAAGGACTACCTGCACCGGGGCGGCCGCACCGCGCGCGCGGGCGGCTCCGGCAGCGTCGTCACCCTGGTCACGTCGGCGCAGCGGCGCGGCATGAGCAGGCTGATGGCCGCGGCGGGCATCCGGCCGCACACCGCCGAAGTGCGCTCGGGCGAGGCGGAGTTGGCGCGCATCACCGGCGCGCAGACCCCGTCGGGCACCCCGGTGACCATCCCGGCGCCCGCGAAGGCGTCGTCCTCGGACCGCGGCGGTCCCCGCGGCCGGCGTCCCCGTGACGGCCGCGCGCGCCGTGCCTACGCCGCCCGCACCCGGACCGACACGGCCGCCTGA
- a CDS encoding DUF2267 domain-containing protein, producing MRWSELIETVRETGQYDGAADAERVTRVVLSALGGHVVGTVRADLARQLPPEAARLLADRIPAARPLTAAQFVESVAKCLPGATPATARWDVSSVLTALARAVDGALVDRLLGLLPSGYALLFGRAELVRAA from the coding sequence ATGAGGTGGAGCGAACTCATCGAGACGGTGCGGGAGACCGGCCAGTACGACGGCGCGGCGGACGCGGAGCGCGTGACACGCGTCGTCCTGTCCGCCCTCGGCGGCCACGTCGTCGGGACCGTACGGGCCGATCTGGCGCGGCAGCTGCCGCCGGAGGCGGCGCGGCTCCTCGCGGACCGCATCCCCGCCGCCCGGCCGCTCACGGCGGCGCAGTTCGTGGAGAGCGTGGCGAAGTGCCTGCCGGGCGCGACCCCCGCCACCGCCCGCTGGGACGTCAGCTCCGTCCTCACCGCACTGGCGCGGGCGGTGGACGGCGCACTCGTCGACCGCCTGCTGGGCCTGCTGCCGTCCGGTTACGCGCTGCTGTTCGGCAGGGCGGAGCTGGTGCGGGCGGCCTGA
- a CDS encoding trypsin-like serine peptidase yields MGQKSRAVAGGLLALALAGAGAAPAVAGNAQEADGASAGAAPKTKAVDFAGTVALSNCSGSVVRMPKSKAGDPALVLTNGHCIETGFPAAGEVIVDRPSTRTFKLLDAKANDVATLKASKVSYATMTDTDITIYQLTESYGDITKKYGIKPLELEDDHPVKGRAITVVSGYWKKTYSCNIDGFVYRMKEGEWTWKDSVRYTPACQTIGGTSGSPVIDHKTGKVTAVNNTGNEDGERCTLNNPCEIDRKGKVTVRKGTNYAQQTYGIVPCVGKGSKIDLGRKGCKLPRPAAAVR; encoded by the coding sequence ATGGGACAGAAGAGCAGAGCGGTCGCGGGCGGACTGCTCGCCCTGGCACTGGCCGGCGCGGGAGCGGCACCGGCGGTCGCGGGGAACGCGCAGGAGGCGGACGGCGCCTCGGCCGGGGCGGCGCCCAAGACCAAGGCTGTCGACTTCGCGGGGACGGTGGCGCTCAGCAACTGCTCCGGCTCGGTGGTCCGCATGCCCAAGTCCAAGGCGGGCGACCCGGCGCTCGTCCTCACCAACGGCCACTGCATAGAGACGGGTTTCCCCGCCGCCGGTGAGGTCATCGTCGACCGGCCGTCCACCCGTACCTTCAAGCTGCTCGACGCGAAGGCCAACGACGTCGCCACGCTCAAGGCGTCCAAGGTGTCCTACGCGACCATGACGGACACCGACATCACGATCTACCAACTCACCGAGTCCTACGGCGACATCACGAAGAAGTACGGCATCAAGCCGCTGGAGCTGGAGGACGACCACCCGGTGAAGGGGCGCGCCATCACGGTCGTCTCCGGCTACTGGAAGAAGACCTACAGCTGCAATATCGACGGTTTCGTGTACCGGATGAAGGAGGGGGAGTGGACCTGGAAGGACTCCGTCCGCTACACCCCCGCCTGCCAGACCATAGGCGGCACGTCCGGGTCGCCCGTCATCGACCACAAGACCGGAAAGGTCACCGCGGTCAACAACACGGGCAACGAGGACGGCGAACGCTGCACCCTCAACAACCCCTGCGAGATCGACCGCAAGGGCAAGGTGACGGTGCGCAAGGGCACCAACTACGCCCAGCAGACGTACGGGATCGTGCCGTGCGTCGGCAAGGGCAGCAAGATCGACCTGGGCCGCAAGGGCTGCAAGCTGCCGAGGCCCGCGGCGGCTGTGAGGTAG
- a CDS encoding SCO5918 family protein: protein MRCVIARFPFDLFKNEVEDVMKNIEPEAVTGESVLIGDRQYPVKQVGEVITRQDRRDFSAREVTRALTGLGFTCTAAPAPAAPEPVAAAWPSSLV from the coding sequence ATGCGCTGCGTCATCGCCCGCTTCCCCTTCGACCTCTTCAAGAACGAGGTCGAGGACGTCATGAAGAACATCGAGCCCGAAGCGGTCACGGGTGAGTCCGTGCTCATCGGCGACCGCCAGTACCCCGTCAAGCAGGTCGGGGAAGTGATCACGCGGCAGGACCGCCGTGACTTCTCGGCCCGCGAGGTCACCCGCGCGCTGACCGGCCTCGGCTTCACCTGCACGGCGGCCCCCGCCCCCGCGGCCCCCGAGCCCGTAGCCGCGGCTTGGCCCAGCTCGCTGGTCTAG
- a CDS encoding Hsp20/alpha crystallin family protein: protein MLMRTDPFREFDRLAQQVFSSSRPAGMQMDAYRDGDEFVVHFDLPGIDPESIDLDVERHVLNVRAERRSPAPEGVEMIAAERSTGSYARQLFLGDTLDTERIDASYEAGVLTLRIPVAERAKPRKIHISGGGDRKQIDG from the coding sequence ATGCTCATGCGTACCGACCCGTTCCGCGAGTTCGACCGCCTCGCCCAGCAGGTCTTCAGCAGCTCCCGCCCCGCCGGGATGCAGATGGACGCCTACCGCGACGGCGACGAGTTCGTCGTCCACTTCGACCTGCCGGGCATCGACCCGGAGTCGATCGACCTGGACGTCGAGCGCCACGTGCTGAACGTGCGGGCCGAGCGCCGCTCCCCCGCCCCCGAGGGCGTGGAGATGATCGCGGCCGAGCGGTCCACCGGAAGCTACGCCCGCCAGCTCTTCCTCGGCGACACCCTGGACACGGAGCGCATCGACGCCTCGTACGAAGCCGGTGTCCTGACGCTCCGCATCCCGGTGGCCGAGCGGGCCAAGCCCCGGAAGATCCACATCAGCGGCGGCGGCGACCGCAAGCAGATCGACGGCTGA
- a CDS encoding cellulase family glycosylhydrolase translates to MKSPVARRTWVSGAVGAVVLAVAAALLVAVGPQGAGAARADTASGHRWITDRQGRALVLRGLSTASSAKEASDGMPWIEEKDVARERRDLGTNFVRFLLQWRKVEPSPGTYDRTYLRQVAERVRWYGERGFHVLLDMHQDLYGPRVGGNGAPAWATGTDGLTSAPTDPWELGYVEPGTVRAFDRFWGTVEGDGRDLRGHYVGALREVARYFADDDTVIGYDLMNEPWGGSVQGPAFESGPLARLYQDAIDAIRTVDRDHWLFVEPSAIGSNWGFATGLPRLDDPRGDGDGGDAARIAYAPHLYPLPMDLGGGYTGGTRSQVDRSLRAWREQTEKTARRLGAPVVIGEFGLDVGLPGAMEYVEKVQRMADDMGAGFAYWSNDPGPWAPWDEKLKPTRLLPVLDRPAPLAIAGDPIAYRWDGKRKTLTLSWRGKAGVRGGTEVRLPTRHFPKGARVRGGAQRSWDPKSRVLTLGSGPGTHSVRITPHV, encoded by the coding sequence ATGAAGTCCCCTGTGGCCCGGCGCACTTGGGTGTCCGGCGCGGTCGGCGCGGTCGTGCTCGCCGTCGCGGCGGCGCTGCTGGTCGCCGTGGGACCGCAGGGCGCGGGTGCCGCGCGAGCCGACACCGCGAGCGGCCACCGCTGGATCACCGACCGGCAGGGCCGCGCCCTGGTCCTGCGCGGCCTGTCCACGGCGAGCAGCGCCAAGGAGGCGTCCGACGGCATGCCGTGGATCGAGGAGAAGGACGTCGCACGCGAACGGCGCGACCTGGGCACGAATTTCGTCCGCTTCCTCCTCCAGTGGCGCAAGGTCGAGCCGTCCCCGGGAACGTACGACAGGACGTATCTGCGGCAGGTCGCCGAGCGGGTGCGCTGGTACGGCGAGCGGGGCTTCCACGTCCTGCTCGACATGCACCAGGACCTGTACGGGCCGCGCGTCGGCGGCAACGGCGCGCCCGCGTGGGCGACCGGGACCGACGGGCTGACCTCGGCCCCGACCGACCCCTGGGAACTCGGCTACGTCGAGCCGGGGACCGTCCGCGCCTTCGACCGTTTCTGGGGGACGGTCGAAGGCGACGGACGTGACCTGCGCGGACATTACGTGGGCGCGCTGCGGGAGGTGGCCAGGTACTTCGCCGACGACGACACCGTCATCGGCTACGACCTGATGAACGAGCCCTGGGGCGGCAGCGTGCAGGGCCCCGCTTTCGAGTCCGGTCCGCTCGCCCGGCTCTACCAGGACGCCATCGACGCCATCCGTACCGTCGACCGCGACCACTGGCTCTTCGTCGAACCGTCCGCGATCGGCTCCAACTGGGGCTTCGCCACGGGCCTCCCGCGCCTGGACGACCCGCGCGGCGACGGCGACGGCGGTGACGCCGCGCGCATCGCATATGCGCCACATCTCTACCCCCTCCCCATGGACCTCGGCGGCGGCTACACCGGCGGCACCAGGAGCCAGGTCGACAGATCGTTGCGGGCCTGGCGCGAGCAGACGGAGAAGACCGCACGACGCCTCGGGGCGCCGGTCGTCATCGGGGAGTTCGGGCTCGACGTGGGGCTGCCGGGTGCGATGGAGTACGTCGAGAAGGTGCAGCGCATGGCCGACGACATGGGGGCGGGCTTCGCGTACTGGTCGAACGACCCGGGCCCGTGGGCGCCGTGGGACGAGAAGCTGAAGCCCACGCGGCTGTTGCCCGTCCTCGACCGTCCCGCTCCGCTGGCGATAGCGGGGGACCCGATCGCGTACCGCTGGGACGGAAAGCGGAAGACGCTGACGCTGAGCTGGCGCGGAAAGGCGGGCGTGCGGGGCGGTACGGAGGTCCGGCTGCCGACCCGGCACTTCCCGAAGGGCGCGCGTGTGCGGGGCGGGGCGCAACGCTCCTGGGACCCCAAGTCCCGCGTCCTGACACTCGGTTCGGGCCCCGGCACGCACTCTGTCCGCATCACACCACATGTGTGA
- a CDS encoding S1 family peptidase: MKKPLVGACFAALLIGATAAPATAVGNEAPAKPRIKAVTLAGTVALSNCSGSVVRVPNSQPTDPALVLSNGHCLESGFPAPGEVIVNKASSRSFTLLNSSGGRLGTIKASKIAYGTMTDTDMSLYQTTSTYKDIESRYGIKALELNSARPEQGRKITVASGYWKKLYKCSVDGFAYRLKEGSWTWKDSVRYTPDCKTIGGTSGSPVIDDETGKVVAVNNTGNESGERCTDNNPCEVDENGKVTVREGINYAQQTYWIVPCVGAGNKIDLSRAGCQLPKPSGMR, encoded by the coding sequence ATGAAGAAGCCTCTCGTCGGTGCGTGCTTCGCGGCTCTGCTCATCGGAGCAACCGCGGCGCCCGCGACTGCCGTCGGCAACGAAGCACCCGCGAAGCCCAGGATCAAGGCCGTCACACTCGCCGGAACGGTGGCGCTCAGCAACTGCTCCGGCTCCGTGGTCCGCGTACCGAACTCCCAGCCCACCGACCCGGCCCTCGTCCTGTCCAACGGACACTGCCTGGAGAGCGGCTTCCCCGCGCCGGGCGAGGTCATCGTCAACAAGGCCTCCTCCCGCAGCTTCACGCTGCTCAACAGCTCGGGCGGCCGCCTCGGGACCATCAAGGCCAGCAAGATCGCGTACGGCACGATGACCGACACGGACATGTCGCTCTATCAGACCACCAGCACTTACAAGGACATAGAGAGCCGGTACGGGATCAAGGCGCTTGAACTGAACTCGGCGCGCCCCGAGCAGGGGCGGAAGATCACCGTCGCCTCCGGGTACTGGAAGAAGCTGTACAAGTGCAGCGTCGACGGCTTCGCGTACCGCCTCAAGGAGGGGAGCTGGACCTGGAAGGACTCGGTCCGCTACACCCCCGACTGCAAGACGATCGGCGGCACCTCGGGCTCCCCGGTGATCGACGACGAGACCGGCAAGGTCGTCGCCGTCAACAACACCGGCAACGAGAGCGGTGAGCGGTGCACGGACAACAACCCGTGCGAGGTCGACGAGAACGGCAAGGTCACCGTGCGCGAAGGCATCAACTACGCGCAGCAGACCTACTGGATCGTGCCGTGCGTCGGCGCCGGCAACAAGATCGACCTGAGCCGCGCGGGCTGCCAGCTGCCCAAGCCCTCGGGCATGCGGTAA
- a CDS encoding MerR family transcriptional regulator, whose translation MPPETPSRGQDRFDDDDYPAYTMGRAAEMIGATPGFLRAVGEARLITPLRSEGGHRRYSRYQLRVAARARELVDKGTPVDAACRIVVLEDQLEDALRINEELRDKESHGDG comes from the coding sequence ATGCCCCCGGAGACCCCCTCGCGCGGCCAAGACCGGTTCGACGACGACGACTACCCCGCCTACACGATGGGCCGGGCCGCCGAGATGATCGGCGCCACGCCCGGCTTCCTCCGCGCGGTCGGCGAGGCCCGCCTGATCACGCCCCTGCGGTCCGAGGGCGGCCACCGCCGCTACTCCCGCTATCAGCTCCGCGTCGCCGCGCGCGCCCGCGAGCTCGTCGACAAGGGCACCCCGGTCGACGCCGCCTGCCGCATCGTCGTCCTGGAGGACCAGCTGGAGGACGCGTTGCGCATCAACGAGGAGCTCCGCGACAAGGAGTCACACGGCGACGGGTAG